The following proteins are co-located in the Nocardia bhagyanarayanae genome:
- a CDS encoding DUF1266 domain-containing protein, whose protein sequence is MPARGIPTLTTFPYEELDKREEDHWSGAAISDDELRALALGGFYSARWDAFHDALLLGPEREHPLGDRKELAIDTLTGAWGITDGTEAQASMEQLLDGMHAPLYAMVHPLVMASINASERDRFGERADRHRAFLRQVGAFRGMDNPEALVRDYDIWSQAIKIGFTEHLARPLPSDIHAWDLARVVAVARMAFTAGYLEADVAWGYLMRALPLAQRKYRNWRQFGDAYLTGWTYWQACEDLAELKNGGVDRRMELLRLWTRPTSPWRRIALNDKGPDQG, encoded by the coding sequence ATGCCTGCCCGCGGTATACCAACGTTGACGACCTTCCCCTACGAAGAGCTCGACAAGCGGGAGGAGGACCACTGGTCCGGGGCCGCGATATCCGACGACGAGCTGCGCGCTCTGGCGCTCGGCGGCTTCTACTCGGCCCGTTGGGACGCGTTCCACGACGCCCTGCTGCTCGGACCCGAGCGTGAGCATCCGCTCGGCGACCGCAAGGAGCTGGCCATCGACACCCTGACCGGAGCGTGGGGCATCACCGACGGCACCGAGGCGCAGGCCTCGATGGAGCAGTTGCTGGACGGCATGCACGCCCCCCTCTACGCGATGGTGCACCCGCTCGTCATGGCCTCGATCAACGCCAGCGAGCGCGACCGCTTCGGCGAGCGCGCCGACCGGCACCGCGCGTTCCTGCGCCAGGTCGGCGCGTTCCGCGGTATGGACAACCCGGAGGCGCTGGTCCGCGACTACGACATCTGGTCGCAGGCCATCAAGATCGGCTTCACCGAGCATCTGGCCCGTCCGCTGCCGAGCGACATCCACGCCTGGGATCTGGCCCGCGTCGTCGCGGTCGCCAGGATGGCGTTCACGGCCGGTTACCTGGAAGCCGACGTTGCCTGGGGTTATCTGATGCGGGCGCTGCCGCTGGCCCAGCGCAAATACCGCAACTGGCGCCAATTCGGCGACGCCTACCTCACCGGCTGGACCTACTGGCAGGCCTGCGAAGACCTCGCCGAACTCAAGAACGGCGGCGTCGACCGTCGCATGGAACTACTCCGCCTCTGGACCCGCCCCACCAGCCCGTGGCGCCGCATCGCGCTGAACGACAAGGGCCCGGATCAGGGCTGA
- a CDS encoding DUF2277 domain-containing protein, which yields MCKSITVLRGLEPAATEQEIYAAALQYVRKVGGVSGLSSTTKAAVDKAVATIAAATTTLLAELPDTTISPSTEPPVRRAEVD from the coding sequence ATGTGTAAGAGCATCACCGTCCTGCGTGGCCTGGAGCCTGCCGCTACCGAGCAGGAAATCTATGCTGCCGCACTGCAGTACGTGCGCAAGGTCGGTGGCGTGTCCGGCCTCAGCAGCACGACCAAAGCGGCCGTCGACAAGGCCGTGGCGACCATCGCGGCGGCGACGACGACCCTGCTCGCCGAGCTGCCGGACACCACGATCTCGCCGTCCACCGAACCGCCGGTGCGGCGGGCCGAGGTGGACTGA